From the Lathyrus oleraceus cultivar Zhongwan6 chromosome 4, CAAS_Psat_ZW6_1.0, whole genome shotgun sequence genome, one window contains:
- the LOC127076395 gene encoding uncharacterized protein LOC127076395 — protein sequence MLHDYLEIFAWSYEDMPGLDTDIVVHRLPMKEDCRPVKQKVRRMRPEMSEKIKAEVMKQFDAGFLAVTSYPQWVANVVPVPKKDGKVRMCVDYRDLNKASPKDDFPLPHIDVLVDNTAQHKVFSFMDGFSGYNQIKMAPEDMEKTTFVTQWGTFCYKVMPFGLKNAGATYQRAMVVLFHDMIHHEIEVYVDDMIARSHTEEEHLDHLYKLFERLKKYKLRLNPNKCTFGVRSGKLLGFIVSGKGIEVDPDKVRAIQEMPVPRTDKEVRGFLGRLNYIARFISHLTATCKPIFKLLRKNQEMVWNDECQEAFDKIKKYLQEPPILIPPVEGRPLIMYLTVLENSMGCVLGQHDESGRKEHAIYYLSKKFTDCETRYSLLERTCYALAWAARRLRQYMLNHTTLLISKMDPIKYIFEKPALSGRITRWQMILTEYDIQYTTQKAIKGSVLADHLAHQAVDDYQSMNFEFPDEDVMLVTDYEEPGPDEGPELGSRWTMVFDGSSNALGNGVGVVIISPKGCHTPFTARLCFDCTNNMAEYEACILGLRAAIDLRIKFLSVYGDSTLVISQIKGEWDTKHLNPIPYRERVLTLIPYFEGITFEHIPREENQLADALATMSSMFRVRWDDEAPMITIERLDEPAYCYELNTEGVEEKPWFHEVKRYLETQEYPEGASINDRKFLRKFSAKFFLSNGILYKRNHDSTLLRCVDKKEAKKIMEDMHDGIFGTHSSGHTMAKKILRSGYYWSTMEADCHRHSRTCHKCQIYADKVHVPPAPLNVLTSPWPFAMWGIDMIGEIKPTASNGHRFILVAIDYFTKWVEAASFASVTKNVVARFIKNNLICRYGIPERIITDNGTNLNNKMITELCTQFKIKHHNSSPYRPKMNGAVEAANKNIKKIIQKMTVTYKDWHEMLPFALHGYRTSVRTSTGATPFALVYGMEAVLPVEVQIPSLRIMKEAGLEEDEWIQTRLDQINLIDEKRLAAVCHGQIYQKRMTQAFNKKVKRQVYQIGDLVIKRIILPQGDPRGKWTPTYEGPFVVKKVFSGGAMMLATMDGEDFPHPVNVDIVKKYYA from the coding sequence atgttacatgactatttagagattttcgcttggtcttatgaagacatgccaggactggatactgatatagtagtgcatcgtctgccaatgaaggaagattgtcgtcctgttaagcaaaaggttcgtcgcatgcgtcctgaaatgtctgagaaaatcaaagccgaggttatgaaacaatttgatgcaggttttctggctgttacttcttatcctcaatgggttgctaatgtggtaccagtgccaaagaaggatggcaaggtgcgaatgtgtgtagattacagagatttgaataaagcgagtcccaaagacgactttccactcccgcacattgatgttctggtagataacaccgctcaacacaaggtattctcattcatggatggattctcaggttataaccagattaagatggcacctgaggacatggagaaaactacgttcgtgacgcaatggggcactttctgttacaaagtaatgccattcggtctaaagaatgccggggcaacttaccaacgtgccatggtggttttgttccatgatatgatccatcacgaaatagaggtatatgtggatgacatgatagccagatctcatactgaagaagaacatctcgatcatttatacaaactgtttgagaggttgaagaaatacaagttgagattgaacccgaacaaatgcacctttggagtaagatccggtaaactcttgggctttattgtcagtggtaaaggaattgaggttgacccggataaggtgagagctattcaagaaatgccagtcccccgtacagataaagaagtcagaggtttcttgggacgtttgaattacattgcccgatttatctcccatttgactgctacctgcaaacccatcttcaaactactgaggaaaaatcaagagatggtatggaatgacgaatgtcaagaagcttttgataaaatcaagaagtatctccaggaacctccaattctgataccaccagttgaaggaagacctctaatcatgtatttgaccgtgttagaaaattcaatggggtgcgtgttggggcagcatgacgagtctggtcgaaaagagcacgccatatactaccttagcaaaaagttcaccgactgtgaaacaagatactcactgctcgagagaacttgttatgctttggcctgggctgctcgccgactaagacagtatatgttgaatcataccactttattgatttctaagatggatcctatcaaatatatatttgagaaacctgctctctccggaagaataacaagatggcagatgattttaacagagtatgatatccaatacactactcagaaagcaatcaaaggaagcgtgctagctgatcatttggctcatcaagcggtggatgattaccaatctatgaattttgagttcccagatgaggatgtcatgcttgtcactgattatgaagaacctggaccggatgaaggacccgaactgggatcccgatggactatggtttttgatggatcttctaatgcattgggcaatggagttggtgttgttatcatttcccccaagggttgccatacgcctttcactgctagactatgtttcgattgtaccaacaatatggctgagtatgaagcatgtattttgggactcagagctgctatagacctaagaatcaagtttttgagtgtgtacggagactcaacattagtaatcagtcagatcaaaggagaatgggacactaaacatctgaatcccatcccttatcgagagcgggtgttaacgttaatcccatacttcgaagggattacattcgaacatattccacgagaagagaaccagttggcagacgcattagctaccatgtcatctatgttcagagtcagatgggatgacgaagctcccatgatcaccattgaacgattagatgaaccagcatattgttatgaactcaatactgagggagtagaggagaaaccttggttccacgaagtaaaaagatatttagaaactcaggaataccctgaaggggcatccatcaatgacagaaaatttctgaggaagttctccgctaaattctttttgagtaatggaatattatacaagcgtaaccatgattcgactttgcttcgctgtgtggataaaaaggaagcaaaaaagattatggaagacatgcatgacggtatttttgggactcattctagtggacatacgatggccaagaagattctgagatcaggatattattggtctaccatggaagctgattgccaccgtcactccagaacctgtcacaagtgccagatctatgcggataaagtacatgtgcctcctgctccattaaacgtgttgacatccccttggccctttgcaatgtggggcattgatatgattggagagattaaacctaccgcttctaatggacatcgtttcatccttgttgctattgactactttacgaagtgggtagaggcggcctcatttgcttctgttaccaagaatgtggtggcacggttcatcaagaataacctcatttgtcggtatggcatccctgaaagaattatcactgacaatggtactaatttgaacaacaagatgattactgaactctgcacgcagttcaaaataaaacaccataactcttctccctaccggccaaagatgaatggcgccgtggaggctgctaataagaatatcaaaaagatcatacaaaagatgacagtaacgtataaagactggcatgagatgttaccatttgctctccatggttatcgcacgtcagtgcgcacttcgacaggggcaactccgttcgctttagtctacggaatggaagccgttttaccagtggaagttcagattccctctctaagaatcatgaaagaggcgggcttagaggaagatgagtggattcagactcgactcgatcagataaatttgattgatgagaagagacttgcggctgtttgtcatgggcagatatatcagaaacgcatgacccaggcatttaacaaaaaagtcaagagacaggtgtatcaaattggcgacttggtgatcaagcgtatcattctaccacaaggtgatcccagaggcaaatggactcccacatacgaagggccatttgtagttaagaaggtattctctggtggagccatgatgcttgctaccatggatggcgaagatttcccgcatcctgtgaacgtggacatagttaaaaaatactacgcataa
- the LOC127076396 gene encoding uncharacterized protein LOC127076396 isoform X2: MTDRELVDMFISTLTGPFYRHLLGSSSSGFTELILTGERVESGIQSGKIQTATSASTKRSYQARNESNVVYSQRGRSKKNRDHTIGAVTIAAPPSQNFQHRQDRPRRKFTKINMTLAQALQGMLKAKLITLIDPPTNPNTTSPRYNPNARCAYHSDSPGHDTNDCWSLKNKIQDMIDAGEIEFDPPETPNVITAPMPNHDKTVNAVDDNSHISNVADLASPLLTIKKKLLQTGLFPGCAENCDLCILRPNDCLKLRNGIQRLMDERTILFEKIPKVESSIEEIFVIARSKVPVKITATRVPVKITVEPKVAPLIITAPGPVPYSSSKAIPWNYGGDVYIHGVKQDDNPANPNDVDIVGTSRITRSGRVFSPEISPPIPEPRGKEPVNPSQSETPVEVTTKDVAKQEMEEVLKIIRKSDFDVVEQLGHTPSKISMLSLLLSSESHANALIKFLKTAHVPQETSVDQFENYVAHLAVDNGLGFSDADLKPAGKNHNKALHISIECKGITLSHVLIDNGSSLNVLPKVVLDKLDCKGIELKPSDSVVRAYDGAKSVVHGEVVLPIKIGPQVFNTIFHIMNIRPAYSCLLGRPWIHGASDVASSLHQKLRYPIEGKIVTVCGEEEYIVSSVHTFRYVEMDGEFFETPSQSFEVVPPTNPVLKPTSCVPKVVRAPPTMISLKDAQAVVEDGGRTGWGQLINVPYKSDRFGLGFSSEKVVKDQINAIEDADSDCDLDSWIFPTIGDGLNNWKAEDTIPISFSQE; the protein is encoded by the coding sequence atgactgatcgagaattagtggacatgttcataagtacactgactggcccattctaccgccatctactgggaagttcttcatcgggtttcactgaacttatattgacaggtgaacgtgttgaaagtggtattcaaagtggaaagatacagacggctacctctgcaagcaccaaaaggtcctatcaggctaggaacgaatcaaatgttgtgtacaGTCAAAGGGGTCGTAgcaagaagaatcgtgaccataccattggagcagttacgattgcagcaccgccatctcaaaactttcagcacagacaagacaggccaagaaggaagtttaccaagatcaatatgactttagcacaggcactgcagggtatgctgAAAGCGAAGTTGATTACCCTCAtagatcctcctacgaatcccaacactacttctcctcgttataatcctaatgccaggtgtgcatatcactccgatagccccgggcatgatacaaacgattgttggtcattgaagaataagattcaggatatgatcgacgcgggagaaattgaatttgatcctccagagactcctaatgtcatcactgcacctatgcctaaccatgacaagactgttaatgctgtggatgacaattctcacatttctaatgtagctgacttagcatctccaCTCCTGACCATCAAGAAGAAGTTATTGCAAactggtttatttccaggttgtgctgaaaattgtgatctctgtatactccgaccaaatgattgtttgaagttgagaaatggtattcaacggctgatggacgagcgtacaattctctttgaaaagattcctaaggtggaaagctctattgaagaaatatttgtgatcgctaggtccaaagttccagtgaagattaccgctactagagtgccggtgaagattactgttgagcccaaggtagctcccctaatcattaccgcacctggcccagtaccgtattcctcaagcaaagccattccttggaattatggaggtgatgtttacatccatggcgtgaagcaagaTGATAATcctgctaatcctaatgacgttgacattgttgggactagtagaattactcgaagtggaagggtcttttctccagaaatctcacctcccaTCCCGGAACCgcgaggaaaggaaccagtcaacccttctcagtcagagacaccggtcgaagttactaccaaagatgttgccaaacaagaaatggaagaagtgctgaaaatcatccgcaagagtgattttgatgtggtagaacagttggggcataccccgtctaagatctcgatgttatccttgttgttatcttctgaatctcacgccaatgccttgataaaattcttgaagactgctcatgtacctcaggaaacatctgtcgatcagttcgaaaattatgttgctcacttggcagtcgacaatggcctaggcttttccgatgctgacctgaaaccagcaggaaagaatcacaataaagctctgcatatctccattgagtgtaaaggaatcaccttgtctcatgtgctgatcgataatggctcttctttgaatgtgctaccgaaagttgtgctcgataaactggactgtaaaggcattgaactgaaacctagtgactctgtggtgcgtgcttacgatggtgcaaagagcgttgtccacggtgaagtggtcctccctatcaagataggacctcaagtcttcaacactatctttcacataatgaacattcgtcctgcctattcctgcttgctgggacgcccttggattcatggggcaagtgatgtagcttcgtctctccatcaaaagctgaggtatccaatagagggtaagatcgtcactgtgtgtggggaagaagagtatattgtcagtagtgtgcataccttcagatatgtcgagatggatggtgaattctttgagactccgtctcagtcatttgaagtagttcctccgactaatcctgtccttaagccaacttcctgtgtgcccaaggttgttcgtgctcctcctactatgatttctctgaaagatgctcaagccgtggttgaagatggtggtcgtactggctggggtcaactgatcaatgtaccgtacaagtctgatagatttggcctgggatttagctctgagaaggtagtcaaggatcagattaatgctatagaagatgctgacagcgattgcgacctggatagctggatcttcccaacaattggtgacggactcaataattggaaggctgaagacactatcccgatttcctttagtcaggagtaa